The proteins below come from a single Triticum aestivum cultivar Chinese Spring chromosome 5D, IWGSC CS RefSeq v2.1, whole genome shotgun sequence genomic window:
- the LOC123122389 gene encoding synaptotagmin-2: protein MGVISTVLGLFGFGFGFSSGIVIGYYFFIYFQPTNVKDVEVRPLVEYDSNSLDGILPEIPMWVKNPDYDRVDWLNRFLELMWPNLNKAICRMAQDIAKPIIAENCEKYKIDSVEFETLTLGSLPPTFQGMKVYITDEKELIMEPSLKWAANPNITVVAKAYGLKATVQIVDLQVFASPRITLKPLVPTFPCFANISVSLMEKPHVDFGLKLFGADLMAIPVLYKFVQDTIKKQVGNMYLWPKTLEVPIMDPSKASKRPVGILLVKVVRAQNLKKKDLLGKSDPYAKLKMTDDKLPSKKTSVKRSNLNPEWNEDFKFVVTDPENQSLEVDVFDWEQVGKHEKMGMNMVLLKELPPEETKVLTLNLLKTMDPNDIQNEKSRGQIILEATYKPFKEEDMEKESVDGVDEVQKAPDNTPAGGGLLFVVVHEAQDLEGKHHTNPYAKIIFKGEEKKTKVIKKNRDPRWEDEFEFVCEEPPTNDKLHVEVLSKAGKKGILHGKEALGYIDISLADVISNKRINEKFHLIDSKNGQIQIELQWRTS from the exons ATGGGCGTAATCAGCACGGTGCTTGGTCTCTTTGGATTTGGCTTTGGATTCTCTTCTGGTATTGTTATCGGTTACTATTTCTTCATCTACTTCCAGCCAACGAATGTCAAG GACGTCGAAGTTCGCCCACTTGTGGAATATGACTCAAATTCTTTGGACGGAATCCTTCCTGAAATTCCTATGTGGGTCAAGAATCCCGACTATGATAGA GTTGATTGGCTCAACAGGTTTCTGGAATTGATGTGGCCCAATCTTAACAAG GCTATCTGCAGAATGGCGCAGGATATTGCAAAGCCAATTATTGCTGAGAACTGTGAGAAGTACAAGATAGATTCAGTTGAGTTTGAAACACTTACTCTGGGTAGTTTACCACCCACCTTTCAAG GAATGAAAGTCTATATCACCGATGAGAAAGAGTTGATAATGGAACCATCTCTAAAGTGGGCTGCAAATCCCAATATCACTGTTGTTGCGAAGGCCTATGGGTTGAAAGCAACTGTCCAG ATTGTGGATCTGCAAGTCTTTGCATCGCCTCGTATTACTCTGAAGCCGTTGGTGCCTACATTTCCTTGCTTCGCTAATATCAGTGTTTCTCTCATGGAGAAG CCACATGTTGATTTCGGGCTCAAACTATTCGGAGCAGATTTAATGGCTATTCCTGTTCTTTACAAATTCGTTCAG GACACCATTAAGAAGCAAGTTGGGAACATGTATCTGTGGCCAAAGACACTAGAAGTCCCTATAATGGATCCCTCAAA AGCATCAAAGAGGCCTGTTGGAATTCTACTTGTGAAGGTTGTAAGAGCTCAAAATCTGAAAAAGAAGGATCTGCTGGGTAAATCAGATCCATACGCGAAACTTAAGATGACAGACGACAAGCTTCCATCCAAGAAAACATCAGTAAAGCGCAGCAATCTCAATCCAGAGTGGAATGAAGATTTCAAATTTGTCGTGACAGATCCAGAAAACCAGTCGCTGGAAGTTGATGTCTTCGACTGGGAACAG GTTGGGAAACATGAAAAGATGGGCATGAACATGGTTCTGTTGAAAGAACTTCCCCCAGAGGAGACTAAAGTGTTGACTCTTAACTTGCTGAAGACCATGGATCCAAATGATATACAAAATGAGAAATCTCGTGGTCAGATTATTTTGGAGGCGACATATAAGCCTTTCAAGGAAGAAGATATGGAGAAAGAAAGCGTGGATGGTGTTGATGAAGTGCAGAAAGCTCCAGACAATACTCCAGCTGGTGGTGGGCTGCTTTTTGTTGTTGTTCACGAAGCTCAAGatcttgaagggaagcatcacacaAACCCATACGCAAAGATAATCTTTAAAGGAGAAGAGAAGAAAACAAAG GTGATCAAGAAGAACAGGGATCCACGATGGGAGGATGAGTTTGAGTTTGTTTGTGAGGAACCACCTACAAATGATAAATTGCATGTTGAAGTCCTAAGTAAAGCTGGAAAGAAAGGAATATTGCATGGCAAG GAAGCCTTGGGCTACATTGATATATCCCTGGCAGACGTGATCAGCAACAAGCGGATCAACGAGAAGTTCCATCTCATTGACTCGAAAAATGGGCAGATTCAAATCGAGTTGCAGTGGAGAACTTCATAG